The Primulina tabacum isolate GXHZ01 chromosome 1, ASM2559414v2, whole genome shotgun sequence genome contains the following window.
CCAAAATCGAATTTAGACCGAAAACAAACTCTGTAGTCAACAATTGTTGATTGAGGAATTTTATAACAATAAGATTTAGAGTTGGAAGAAATAAAAAATCGATTATGGGTGAATCTTTATGTGCATAAGCGTGCTGTTCCCGGATTTGATAGAAGATATATACATGTCAGAGTGTGCTATGTACTTGGAAGAGTTTTGTTATTTGTTGGTCAGGGTTATTTAGTATTTTGGTGGCCTATTTATTTGATTGCAGCAACTTGTTTCTGAGAAAGACCTTATAGTGAGAGAGGAAGCATGCCGAATTGGTTTGCTTTTTGGAGGATTGACTGGTTCCTACCATGCTCTTAGGTGTTTGCTGAGAAAGCTTAGAAAGAAAGAGACACCAATGAATACGTAAGTTAACATTTACCGCTGATTTACTTGGTTTTTGACTGCACGTTACTTGATGATGTTATGTCCTTGAAGAAAATCTCAAAGTTCTTGATTTGGTATTATCTCTTTGTTTGAtcctttaattttttaaatagatTTTAGTTGTATTATTTATCCATTTCCTTATGTATGACATTGTTAAAGGGGATGATGGGGCAGATTTTTAGCAGGTGCAGTCTCAGGATTATCTATCTTAGCGTTAGATGATTCAAGCCGTAGGCGTACGCTCGCGCTTTATCTTTTGGCTAGGCTTGCTCAGGTATCAGTATATCATCTTTAATTTTCCGAGTTTTTCTTCCCGTGTATGAGGTACTATGACTGCTTTTGCATATTTTTACTTTGTCTAAATTATATGATCACTTATCTAGTGTGCATATAACTCGGCTAAATCCAACAACAAGTTCCACCTTTGGGGAAGCCATTGGAGTCATGGTGACACTCTTCTTTTTTCGATAGCCTGTGCACAAGTAATTGACCTCTCACTTTCTGAAAGTCTCAATTGTAACTGTTGTTTTCTTTTGGTCAGTATTTTGTTTTAGGGTCATGATCTCTGGTATAAGCTCTAGAACATATTATCACACTACAAATTATCTTTGTTTGTTACAGAGGATGCTCAATTTCGATTCCTTGTTGTAATGCAGTTCTTTTGTTCTCGATTTCCTAAGTATAAGCACATTTCAGGTTATGTATGCTTTTGTTATGCGCCCTGAAAGCATGCCAAAATCATATCAAGATTTCATTCAGAAAACAGGTCCAGTTGCTGCACCTGTGTACAAAGCTGTGAGGGATTGCTGTAGAGGTTCACCAGTAGATATTACCTCACTATCTACTTACTTGTCCAACAGAAGAGGATTTAGCACTGTGAAATTGGAGGAGTTTCCGGATATTGTTCCTTGCTCTATTATCCACCCTAATACCGACTCATGCTTATTTCACAATGCAAATGCTGCCAGAGATACCTTCAGGAAAACTTTTCCTCTATATTTCTCTTTGACATTTGTGCCCTTTGTTGTTCTGCGCATGCAAAAGGTACATCCTCTCATTATTAATGTTAAAAATTATGCCTTTGTCGTTTTTGCTGTCCATTCATTTTTATCCAAAATTTTAAGAGGTTTAACCAAATAATGTGTTATCGATTAATTTATTCGACAAAATGTCCTAGGGGGATCAAATAATTTGTACGCATTTCACTATAATAATTTCTAGTCACCTGATCTAGGCTTTTAATTAGAAGATGATGGAGAGCTTATTTTCCATTTAATCATTGCATTGTTGTGTAAGAATACGCCTTTACTGCTCTTCCTTGTACATTTTGGAAGAGGATATTGATTATTTCTTTGTCCGAGCAAATATTCGAGTAGCGTCTCTATTATGCATTTATTGTATTAGCAAATGGAAGAATCTCTATTAATATCTTAACGAGTTTGGAAAATAGTTGGACTTATCTCCTTTATAGTATATAGACTCTGCAACAATGGGATTTACTAGATGATTTTGCCTTCAGTGTTGTAAGTTATATAGCTGTGCTCCTAGCTAAGTTCTAGTCAATGCAAATGAGTTCTCATAATCGCTTAGTGGGTAATTATGTATTGTCTCTTTTCAAAGTTCATGGATGCTCCAGTTCGAACCTGTTGGCTTGCTGTTAAAGGTGCTGTGCGCTCTACAACGTTCTTATCTGCTTTTGTTGGCATCTTCCAGGTACCATTTCCTGCTGCTTCATTTATATAACATTCAGCCATCATAACTGTACTGATCAACATATCCCGGCAACAAAAGGGGGTAATATGCATGCACAGAAAAGTGGCATTGAAGGACCACAAGCTCTTGTATTGGCTTGCAGGCGGAATCTCTGCCCTGTCTGTACTATTGGAAAAGAAAGCTAGACGTGGGGAGTTGGCCTTGTATGTTCTTCCTCGAGCTGGAGAATCTTTATGGTATATCTTAGTGAATCGCCATGTGCTTCCAGATATAAAAAATGCTGAGGTACAAAGGACTCTCCTTTATCTCGTTAAATTAATTGGGGAATTATACCAATGCTTTACAGTATTTATTGTTGAAATACATTTGAGTGTATTAAGGTTATGCAATGTCTGATATGCTGAAAACATGCTTATTCCCTCTGCTTGATAAGACCAATATCCAGAATCAACCATCTTTATTCCCTTTTCTTGTCCTAGaaaagtttaatattttttccaaaattcCCTCTTCTCAATCGTACAAAAGAGTCTCCCTCAAAATATAGTCCTAATTTTACGCGAGTAGTTGAATCCCTGGCACAAGTAATGGTTTAATTATTATAGACTCTTAACAAAATGATCGCAAAGATGTGGAGAAACTACTTTGTGGTGTGGTAATTAACCACATTCTTTTCACTGCCAGATTAATTAAGCAACGGTGTATAATTGAAACACACTTGTGAATTGTGTTCAAGTCCGAATTCAAAAGTGTATTATTCTATCCCTGAGCGAACTTTTATTCTCAAATATCCAAGGTGGCTTTGTTCTGTGCATGCATGGGTGGAATCATGTATTACTTAGAACACGAACCAGATACTATGGCTCCATTTCTTAGGGGCCTGATTCGCCGCTTCCTTGCGAGCAAAATCAGTAATCCAGTCCCATCAGCAAGTCGAAATGCCTCTTACGCAT
Protein-coding sequences here:
- the LOC142539256 gene encoding uncharacterized protein LOC142539256 isoform X2 is translated as MRTSPPPPQLDSDSAQDSAEHRLREAEERLKEAIKDLQRRHIGAPGGLHPPCDHADESCVANAVGNLCQSFLLSYGIRVGIGILLRAFKLVRLKSYSSLLDLKQLVSEKDLIVREEACRIGLLFGGLTGSYHALRCLLRKLRKKETPMNTFLAGAVSGLSILALDDSSRRRTLALYLLARLAQVMYAFVMRPESMPKSYQDFIQKTGPVAAPVYKAVRDCCRGSPVDITSLSTYLSNRRGFSTVKLEEFPDIVPCSIIHPNTDSCLFHNANAARDTFRKTFPLYFSLTFVPFVVLRMQKFMDAPVRTCWLAVKGAVRSTTFLSAFVGIFQGVICMHRKVALKDHKLLYWLAGGISALSVLLEKKARRGELALYVLPRAGESLWYILVNRHVLPDIKNAEVALFCACMGGIMYYLEHEPDTMAPFLRGLIRRFLASKISNPVPSASRNASYAYLHTLDAIKKPQMQDGREDESSSSQKYNLESIPGL
- the LOC142539256 gene encoding uncharacterized protein LOC142539256 isoform X1, producing MRTSPPPPQLDSDSAQDSAEHRLREAEERLKEAIKDLQRRHIGAPGGLHPPCDHADESCVANAVGNLCQSFLLSYGIRVGIGILLRAFKLVRLKSYSSLLDLKQLVSEKDLIVREEACRIGLLFGGLTGSYHALRCLLRKLRKKETPMNTFLAGAVSGLSILALDDSSRRRTLALYLLARLAQCAYNSAKSNNKFHLWGSHWSHGDTLLFSIACAQVMYAFVMRPESMPKSYQDFIQKTGPVAAPVYKAVRDCCRGSPVDITSLSTYLSNRRGFSTVKLEEFPDIVPCSIIHPNTDSCLFHNANAARDTFRKTFPLYFSLTFVPFVVLRMQKFMDAPVRTCWLAVKGAVRSTTFLSAFVGIFQGVICMHRKVALKDHKLLYWLAGGISALSVLLEKKARRGELALYVLPRAGESLWYILVNRHVLPDIKNAEVALFCACMGGIMYYLEHEPDTMAPFLRGLIRRFLASKISNPVPSASRNASYAYLHTLDAIKKPQMQDGREDESSSSQKYNLESIPGL